CGGCGCCGCCCGGATCGGCAGCCACCACGAGAAGCAGACCTTCCTCAAGGTCATCTACGAGAACTTCTACAAGGTCTACAACCGCAAGGCCGCCGACCGGCTCGGCGTGGTCTACACGCCCAACGAGATCGTGCGCTTCATGATCGAGAGCGCCGACCACCTCTGCGAGAAGCACTTCGGCCGCACCCTCATCGACAAGGACGTCGAGATCCTCGACCCGGCCGCCGGGACCGGCACCTTCATCTGCGAGCTGATCGAGCACTTCCGCGGCCAGCCCGCGAAGCTGCGGCACAAGTACCGTGAGGAGCTGCACGCCAACGAGGTCGCCATCCTCCCCTACTACGTCGCCAACCTCAACATCGAGGCGACCTACGCCGCCATCACCGGCGAGTACCTGGAGTTCCCGAATCTCTGCTTCGTCGACACGCTGGACAACGTCGCCGGCCTGCGCAAGTACAGCGGGCACCAGGAGGACCTCTTCGGCGCGGTCAGCGAGGAGAACGTCGAGCGCATCAAGCGCCAGAACCGCCGCAGGATCAGCGTCATCATCGGCAATCCGCCGTACAACGCCAACCAGCTCAACGAGAACGAGAACAACAAGAACCGCGAGTACCCGGACATCGACAAGCGCATCAAGGACACGTACATCAAGGAGAGCACCGCCCAGAAGACGAAGCTCTACGACATGTACGCCAGATTCTTCCGCTGGGCCAGCGACCGCGTGGACGAGAACGGCGTGGTGGCGTTTGTCTCGAACCGGAGCTTCATCGAGAGCCGCACGTTCGACGGCTTCCGCAAGGTCGTCGGGCAGGAGTTCAGCGAGATCCACATCGTTGACCTCGGCGGCGACGTCCGCGCCAACCCGAAGCTCTCCGGCACGAAGCACAATGTCTTCGGCATCCAGACCGGCGTCGCGATCAGCTTCCTGGTCAAGCGCAAGAAGGCCCAGGGCTGCCGCATCTTCTACGCCCGCCGCCCCGAACTTGAGACCGCGGAGGAGAAGCTGACCTTCCTCGGCGGCACCGCGCTCACGAAGATCCCCTTCGAGGAGATCCGCCCAGACAAGACCAGCAACTGGATCAACCTGACGCAGAACGACTTCGACACCCTCCTCCCGATCGCCAGCAAGGAGACAAAGGCCGCGAAGAAGCCGTCGCAGGAGCGCGCGATCTTCAAGCTCTATTCCCTCGGCGTCGTGACGAACCGCGATGAATGGGTCTACGACGACGACCCCGGCGCTCTGGAGTCAAAGGTCCGCTTCCTGATCGACGCCTACAACAACGAAGTCGCCCGCTCTTCCGCGGCCAAAGCCGCCGTTCGCGCCGTCCCCCGAAAGGCCTCTGTCGACCGGGGTGCGCCTCGGGACCCCGGCGCCACCGGCATGGGCGATCCTCAGGACATGAGCATCAAGTGGACGCGGGCCGTGAAAAGAGACCTCGACAAAGGAACGTTCTATCGCTTTGCGAAAGGATCTATCGCTGAGAGCTACTACCGGCCCTTTGTGAAACGACGCCTCTACTTTGATCGGCACCTGAACGAAATGCTCTACCAAGTGCCGCAGCTCTTCGGCGCTGGTGCTGGCCCAAACAAAGCGTTCTGCTTTGCCGCCGAGGAGCGTTCAGAATTCGGAGTAATTGCCTTTCGAGACTTGCCGAACAAGGACGTCTTCATGCCGAGTGCGGCTCAGACTCTAGCGCTCTGGCGCTACGACGCCGGCCAGCGCATCGACAACATCACCGACTGGGCACTGGACCAGTTCCGGAAGCACTATTCCGGCTCCGTTGCCGCAGGGGTGGCGCGGAGGGGGGGACCCCCGCGGGGCGGAGCGTCGAGCGAGCACCGTGGGGGTCCGCAGCGACAGGACCCCGGAGGCGATCGTCCCGGAGGGATCGGCACAGCGCCGATCACCAAAGAAGACATCTTCCATTACATCTACGCCGTCCTCCACGACCCCGTCTACCGCGACAAATACGCCCTCAACCTCAAGCGCGAATTCCCGCGCATCCCCTTCTACCCCGACTTCCACCAATGGGCCGCCTGGGGCAAAGAACTGATG
This is a stretch of genomic DNA from bacterium. It encodes these proteins:
- a CDS encoding type ISP restriction/modification enzyme, producing the protein MSQLLIQRYLNQLADLRKVSGTHRESVVREAFKDLLKGYARSHDLVFIPEYEIETKTKERRYVDGALLHALRMPFGYWEAKDEKDDLDAEIQHKLRRGYPQDNILFEDSREVVLMQDGSFVMRAPVDDVARLELLLGLFFKYERPEISEFRKAVEQFATDLPAVLEALREMIEKEAAGNAPFRKAAVRFLKHAQETINPSLTDADVREMLIQHVLTEEIFSKVFGEDDFHRQNNVAKELYALEGTFFTGDVKKRTLRGLAPYYAAIRAGAARIGSHHEKQTFLKVIYENFYKVYNRKAADRLGVVYTPNEIVRFMIESADHLCEKHFGRTLIDKDVEILDPAAGTGTFICELIEHFRGQPAKLRHKYREELHANEVAILPYYVANLNIEATYAAITGEYLEFPNLCFVDTLDNVAGLRKYSGHQEDLFGAVSEENVERIKRQNRRRISVIIGNPPYNANQLNENENNKNREYPDIDKRIKDTYIKESTAQKTKLYDMYARFFRWASDRVDENGVVAFVSNRSFIESRTFDGFRKVVGQEFSEIHIVDLGGDVRANPKLSGTKHNVFGIQTGVAISFLVKRKKAQGCRIFYARRPELETAEEKLTFLGGTALTKIPFEEIRPDKTSNWINLTQNDFDTLLPIASKETKAAKKPSQERAIFKLYSLGVVTNRDEWVYDDDPGALESKVRFLIDAYNNEVARSSAAKAAVRAVPRKASVDRGAPRDPGATGMGDPQDMSIKWTRAVKRDLDKGTFYRFAKGSIAESYYRPFVKRRLYFDRHLNEMLYQVPQLFGAGAGPNKAFCFAAEERSEFGVIAFRDLPNKDVFMPSAAQTLALWRYDAGQRIDNITDWALDQFRKHYSGSVAAGVARRGGPPRGGASSEHRGGPQRQDPGGDRPGGIGTAPITKEDIFHYIYAVLHDPVYRDKYALNLKREFPRIPFYPDFHQWAAWGKELMELHIGYETVEPWKLKRTDAADDGHAPKAMLKADKEAGRIALDSRTTLAGIPPEAWDYRLGNRSALEWILDQYKEKKPKDPTIREKFNTYRFADYKEKVIDLLARVTMVSVRTVAITSAMTRAERA